The DNA sequence CCCGGTCGGCCGGTCGCCGTGGTGACCGGCCGACGCTCCGTCCCGCTTGTGGCGCGCCGCCGTCGAAGCGCAACGCCGAACGGCTCGTCGGGGGCTGACGGCCCCTCCGGCCGCGCCCTCTCCCAACTTCGTTCCCGGGTTGCCCCTTTGGAGGCCAACGGCCGGGCCGACCCGCGCCCTCCCGTAGCCGGCCGACAGAACAATGCGTCGCCCTTTTCGTGTTATTTAGGGCGAATGGGGACATTGGCCCGTAGGTTGGGGAGAAACGCCACCCAGGTGGCGTCCCGTGTCCCCCGACCCGGAACCGGCCCGGTGCCGGGCTGCCGCCGTTCCACCGGCCGCCCGGCCTTCCGCGCCGCAGGTCATGAACGAGGAAAGGCAGGGCAGGTGAACGTGCTGGGGATCATCGCCTCCGCTGTGGCCGCGCTGTTCATCACGGTCGCACTCGCCAAGGGCGCCCGTCGTGCGGCGCTCCGCCCCCACGCCCAGGACGAACCGGGCGGGCATGCGCCACGGGCCGAAGCGCTGCGCAGGACCGGCGGTACGGCGGTCGTGCTCGGCGTCGGGACGGCTGTGGGCGCGGCCCTGTGGCTCGGCGCGGCGGACGACTCCGCGGGCTCCGTCGCGGGTCTGCTCGCCGGGACGGGGATCGTCGCCGCCCTCGGGCTCGTCCACGACCTGAAGCCGTTCCGGGCCGTCCTCCGCCTCCCCGTTCAGACGGCCGCCGCGGTCCTCGTCGTCTTCCTCGCCGGACTGTCACCGACTGCGGGCGTCCTGGCCGTGCTCTGGATCGTCCTCGTCACCAACGCGTTCGCCCTTCTCGACCAGGCCGACGGGCTGTTGACCGCCGTCGGCCTGGTCACCGCCGCCGGGCTCCTCGCCTGCGCCGCCGTCGGAGGGGGCCCCGCCCTCGTGCTGTTCCCGGCGGCCCTGGTGGCGGGTCTTGCGGGCTTCCTGCTCCACAACTGGTACCCGGCCCGCCTGCGGCTCGGCGCGTCCGGTGCGCAGTTCACCGGATTCGCGCTGGCCGCCTCCGGCGCGCTGGTCCAGGCGGCCGCCCCGTCGGGCCGTGCCGCCTGGGCCGCGCTGCCGGTCCTGGCGACGGTGGCCCTCGCCGACACCGCCCTGGTCCTGATCTCCCGCCGCCGCGCCGCGCGTTCCCCGCTGCGCGACACGGACGACCACATCGCGCACCGCCTGCGCCGGATCCGCGTCACCGTGCCGGGCACGGCGGTTCTCCTGGCTCTGTGGGCGGTCGTGCCGGTCACCACCGCGACACTGGTGTATGCGGAACTGCTGCACCCCGCGTTCCTCCTCCTGCCGCTGGCCGGGACGGCGGCCGCCGTGCACGCCCTGCTGAGGATCCCGGCGTACGCGCCGCCCCGCACGGCCGCGCCCCGTACCGCCGCCCGGCGCACCGCGGCGCCCGGCACCGCGATCCCCTCCGCCGCCTCCGCGCCGGGTGTCACGGGTCCCGCTCGCGGGAAGGGCACTCCTTCCGGCACCGCCAGGACCGCGGCGGGGCGTCCCACCGTGCCGCCCCCGCCCACCGGCCGGTCCGCCGCCGCGGTCGCTGCCGAGCGGAGCTGACGCGGCCCGGCCCGTGGTCATCCCCGGAGCCGGCCGAGTGCGGCGCGGGCCGCGGTGCGCGCGTACGGGGAGAACATCAGATACGGCGCCCACGGCCAGGTGTGCCGCAGGCAGTACACCCACCACTGGTGGAGTGGCAGCTCCTGCACGGAGGTCGCACGGCGCAGTGCCTCCCGGACGCCGATCCCCGGCTCCCAGGACCCGGGAGCGTCCGGTCCGCCCGCGCACGCACCGGCGTGCCCCGGGGCGACGAACGCGGCCACCCCGGCCCGCCGCGCGCGGCGGCCGTGGTCGTAGTCGCCCAGCCGGTGGGGGAAGATCTTGTCGGGGTCCCCGACGAGGTCGTACACGGCACGGGGCACCAGGACCACGCGCCCGTCGTACGTGTCGCAGGGCTCGGGCCGGTGCGCGCCGGGCTCGACGAGCGCCAGGGACCGGCCCCGCCGACCGGAGTACACGGTGTCCCCGTACGCGTTCCGCACCGCGCCCACGACCACGCTTCCGGGCCCTGCCGCCCCGGCCGTGCGCAGGAGGTTCGCGAGGGCGTCCGGGAACAGTTCGACCCCGTCGTCG is a window from the Streptomyces sp. MMBL 11-1 genome containing:
- a CDS encoding MraY family glycosyltransferase codes for the protein MNVLGIIASAVAALFITVALAKGARRAALRPHAQDEPGGHAPRAEALRRTGGTAVVLGVGTAVGAALWLGAADDSAGSVAGLLAGTGIVAALGLVHDLKPFRAVLRLPVQTAAAVLVVFLAGLSPTAGVLAVLWIVLVTNAFALLDQADGLLTAVGLVTAAGLLACAAVGGGPALVLFPAALVAGLAGFLLHNWYPARLRLGASGAQFTGFALAASGALVQAAAPSGRAAWAALPVLATVALADTALVLISRRRAARSPLRDTDDHIAHRLRRIRVTVPGTAVLLALWAVVPVTTATLVYAELLHPAFLLLPLAGTAAAVHALLRIPAYAPPRTAAPRTAARRTAAPGTAIPSAASAPGVTGPARGKGTPSGTARTAAGRPTVPPPPTGRSAAAVAAERS
- a CDS encoding glycosyltransferase family 2 protein, producing MHSVHLAVLMTSHDRRARTLSALRALEEQRGLPAATTLGVHLVDTGSTDGTPEAVRLRHPAVEVMSVDAGVPHNLALRVASRNSRSGGGGGGPLSGVPAGPTHAWTHQLWLDDGVELFPDALANLLRTAGAAGPGSVVVGAVRNAYGDTVYSGRRGRSLALVEPGAHRPEPCDTYDGRVVLVPRAVYDLVGDPDKIFPHRLGDYDHGRRARRAGVAAFVAPGHAGACAGGPDAPGSWEPGIGVREALRRATSVQELPLHQWWVYCLRHTWPWAPYLMFSPYARTAARAALGRLRG